A part of Cotesia glomerata isolate CgM1 linkage group LG4, MPM_Cglom_v2.3, whole genome shotgun sequence genomic DNA contains:
- the LOC123263271 gene encoding transcriptional regulator ATRX homolog isoform X4, with protein MNHQLKCLVKETPDELSYRKKYFPNCDSVKSQDLLCRICDDTLTKNSFKIHPILGILLCKQCYEENKSADKQKCMVCNEDGKLIECKSKKCSYLTCEKCMTRLNSGAKSFYKQGKWNCFACHTKPLYKLRGISAVMASNSEDQSNKRIINKAQKTNGQLLSRSDSTSSSGTEFTKTKILDTNLSSSRSKHHNLSEISDNESHEDDTLTNRQLLDFKHNVKKLFDGLKDMGNKLLEEVDKAQQNFHSSKRKLKSSDVVNMISECKNIIQHVQDSTNKQEKKLIERHKTWCRKSKIKNTLFQNDIKSKKQDNKNYSSDEGQNKITSTPIKNTERMVKKTNSKLNVSDCDEQVFSGDENNRNINNDTDMDENPLDQSKDLFSDDGLNDTLASPKSSKKSSEESDTENNKRKKRFLKVKSKNTVNSDDESDSSEKVKPKRRLSKTKLDKIRERSKTKLLDKDKNKSSDSDFTEDPTPTKGSKQSDDSCNNNNNNNNNKTDVNISNKNPGDVSSDLDSNTKEKTNNISESEHENNDKEEQAKNDLLKSSSESDNEDKNSILNSSDSEHLNNDDLLKSSSDNEDDKNKNKNKVDKDKNSILNSSDSEHHNDDKAKEDLLKSSSDSDNDKKKKKDEEAKNDLLKSSSDSDNEDKNKKKIDEPKKDLLNSSSESDKEKNLFKKKANNNKNNSSSDNETTSSKSKKRKLKIKKFNSSDDKKLKLKCIVELNRLSKKTLSQHSKALRLSAEYLENKKVSSLLSLDGLDKKKKKKKHRSDSSTDESSNSRSRKKTKLVDETLLDHLKKVETGNGNNDSNNSASEDEDSGKKIVEENEPSLDQQADKIAKSAILASSESSDNEETPVEETLNDSPSSKNSKDGKKKNKKNDTEDQDKEDDKEKKSKGNDSWKRSKLLTSKILDSDSDVENLKAQEKLSQRSKNDESDSNKEADDSFKVKKKTTRTRRRRLDSDSDVKISDDSGSDSDDDNKKNKGSDGDKKEGKKSKRKKRSDSSDSSLSMVSKKNKTKRRRIRAVADSDDSSDDDLNSSQGGANKSGRKNIRKVLKDKHVDNSTLQAAKQEEERIKRMAERQKLYNEMYEARLASEAKVDKLVLDFDAETKQVLLEVDENLVKRLKPHQAKGIKFMWDACFESLERIKESEGSGGILAHCMGLGKSFQVVTLSHTLLTHSEKTGINTILIVVPLSTVLNWMNEFKIWLSEVENGADIELYEMTKAKTNLERRCQLENWQRTGGVLIIGYEMFRNLCAIKGKVRKSVQEAILKTILDPGPDLIVCDEGHLLKNEDSAISKAIRRVKTLRRIVLTGTPLQNNLIEYHCMVQFVKPNLLGTKKEFSNRFVNPIQNGQFDDSTEYDVKLMKKRAHVLHKMLEGSVQRFDYSVLTPFLPPKQEYVISIRLTPVQVKLYQYYIDNFARKHKGVGGSLFADFQALSRLWTHPFVVKLHTENSERIQQKKREAETDSEGSLKDFIDDGSESESSSVSSNSSNSSNESDVITLDDEDGKNSKKNKPPPPKRGTRANPVAEPEIPEPEEAPAENKEWWTEFVKEEDFDDMRLSAKLMILFDIIKEAEAIGDKVLVFSQSLYSLTLIEKFLGMIDDETQNGKELDSLDKHTGCWAIGQDYFRFDGQTSAENRSHWVKSFNKPSNTRARLFLISTRAGGLGINLTAANRVVIFDASWNPSHDVQSIFRIYRFGQKKPCYVYRLLAAGTMEEKIYNRQVTKLSLSCRVVDELQIERHYSNNDLAELYKFDPPSETTPDLALPKDRLLAEIFLRHKNLVETFHEHDSLLENIAEEELDAEERKQAWQEYEDEKAGKRMIPPQMMINYSNVNQNLIPNHQHMLMMQQYGSQMMNSLNQLNNPNKQVELSQLMSMFQQDYPQLNEQQHRAMALKALSNMYNYVENQMVGRGSYNTGSVMPNPVNSINNPTATLANALAQQEYTRLHSGSGYNQQNLTQQQRQMMYSQSFGNNSFGKTQQKTPANPPTTTTASKQFVSNDDSDDIIEIPSSSSSRVNQASNAPKRQEE; from the exons ATGAATCACCAG ctcAAATGTTTGGTGAAAGAAACACCGGACGAGTTATCGTATCGCAAAAAGTATTTCccaa attgtGATTCGGTAAAAAGTCAAGATTTATTGTGTAGAATTTGCGATGACACTTTAACAAAAAACTCATTCAAAATTCATccaatattgggaattttaTTATGCAAg caatgctatgaagaaaataaatcagCGGATAAACAAAAATGCATGGTGTGCAATGAAGAtggtaaattaattgaatgcaAGAgcaaaaaatgttcttatttaaCTTGcgag aaaTGCATGACAAGATTAAATTCAGGAGCAAAATCATTTTACAAACAAGGCAAATGGAATTGTTTTGCTTGTCATACTAAGCCATTGTACAAATTACGAGGAATATCAGCTGTCATGGCGTCTAATTctga AGATCAATCAAATAAAAGGATTATAAATAAAGCTCAGAAAACAAATGGACAGCTTTTATCACGTTCCGATTCAACTTCCAGTTCCGGTACTGAGTTtactaaaactaaaatattagaCACTAATTTATCTTCTTCAAGATCTAAACATCATAATTTATCTGAAATTTCGGACAATGAATCTCATGAAGATGACACGCTTACTAATCGCCAGTTGCTTGATTTTAAACACAATGTCAAGAAATTATTTGACGGGTTAAAAGATATGGGAAATAAATTGCTTGAAGAAGTTGATAAAGCTCAGCAGAATTTTCATTCATCTAAACGTAAATTAAAGTCTTCTGATGTTGTTAATATGATTTCTGAGTGTAAGAATATTATTCAGCATGTTCAAGATTCGACAAATAAACaggagaaaaaattaatagagcGACACAAAACTTGGTGCagaaaatctaaaattaaaaatacactttttcaaaatgatattaaatcaaaaaaacaagataataaaaattattcttcagATGAaggtcaaaataaaattacgtcTACGCCgattaaaaatactgaaaggatggttaaaaaaactaattctAAATTAAATGTATCTGATTGTGATGAGCAAGTATTTTCAGGTGATGAAAATAATCgtaatattaacaatgacaCTGATATGGACGAAAATCCATTGGATCAATCCAAAGATTTATTTTCTGACGATGGTTTGAATGATACACTAGCCTCACCTAAATCCAGTAAAAAATCTTCCGAAGAAAGTGacactgaaaataataaacgaaaaaaacgttttttaaaagttaaatctaaaaatactGTAAACTCTGACGATGAAAGCGATTCAAGTGAAAAAGTAAAACCCAAAAGACGTTTATCTAAAACAAAACTTGATAAAATTAGAGAAAGAT CTAAgactaaattattagataaagataaaaataagtcTTCGGATTCAGATTTTACTGAAGATCCCACACCCACCAAAGGATCTAAACAATCAGATGAtagttgtaataataataataataataataataataagactgATGTAAATATAAGTAACAAAAATCCTGGAGATGTTTCTTCGGATCTTGATTCTAatacaaaagaaaaaactaaCAATATTTCAGAATCGGAACatgaaaataatgataaagaaGAACAagctaaaaatgatttattaaaatcttcTTCTGAGTCTGACaatgaagataaaaattctattttaaattcttcaGATTCTGAGCATCTTAATAatgatgatttattaaaatcttcTTCTGACAATgaagatgataaaaataaaaataaaaacaaagtaGATAAAGACAAAAATTCCATATTAAATTCTTCGGATTCTGAGCATCATAATGATGATAAAGCTAAagaagatttattaaaatcttcTTCAGATTCTGACAatgataaaaagaaaaagaaagatgAAGAagctaaaaatg atttattaaaatcttcTTCAGATTCTGACaatgaagataaaaataaaaaaaaaatagatgagcccaaaaaagatttattaaattctagttCAGAAtctgataaagaaaaaaatttatttaaaaaaaaagctaataataacaaaaataacagTAGTAGTGACAATGAAACAACTAGTTCAAAATCTAAAAaacgtaaattaaaaattaaaaaatttaattccagtgacgacaaaaaattaaaattaaaatgcatTGTTGAGTTGAATCGACTGAGCAAAAAAACTTTATCTCAACACTCAAAAGCTCTTCGTTTATCAGCTGAATATTTGGAAAACAAAAAAGTTTCAAg tttgttgTCTCTTGATGGACTtgataaaaagaagaaaaagaagaaacatCGCAGTGATTCATCAACAGACGAGTCTTCTAACTCGAGATCAAGGAAGAAAACTAAACTTGTTGATGAGACTTTGCTGGATCATTTAAAGAAAGTCGAGACTGGAAATGGCAACAATGACAGCAATAATTCTGCTTCGGAAGATGAAGATTCTGGTAAAAAGATTGTTGAAGAAAATGAACCGAGTTTAGATCAGCAAGCTGATAAAATTGCTAAGTCTGCTATTCTTGCTTCTTCTGAATCGAGTGATAATGAGGAAACACCTGTAGAGGAAACTCTAAATGATTCTCCGAGttctaaaaattctaaagatggcaagaaaaaaaataaaaaaaatgacactgaAGATCAGGATAAGGAGgatgataaagaaaaaaagagtAAAGGTAATGACAGTTGGAAACGTAGCAAATTATTGAccagtaaaattttagattcaGATTCAGATGTCGAGAATTTAAAAGCTCAAGAAAAATTGTCCCAGCGCAGCAAAAATGACGAATCAGACAGCAATAAAGAAGCTGATGATTCATTcaaagttaagaaaaaaaccaCCAGAACTCGAAGACGTCGTTTGGATTCGGATTCAGACGTCAAAATTTCAGACGATTCGGGGTCTGATTCTGacgatgataataaaaaaaataaaggttCGGACGGCGATAAAAAAGAgggaaaaaaatctaaacgtAAGAAAAGATCGGACTCTTCAGATTCGAGTTTGTCGATggtatcgaaaaaaaataaaacaaagcgTCGTAGAATTCGAGCTGTTGCTGACAGTGATGATAGCAGTGATGATGATTTAAACAGTTCTCAGGGTGGAGCTAATAAAAGTGGGCGTAAAAATATTCGCAAAGTTTTGAAAGATAAGCATGTTGATAATAGCACTCTCCAGGCGGCTAAGCAAGAAGAGGAACGGATTAAACGCATGGCTGAACGTCAAAAATTGTACAATGAAATGTACGAAGCCAGATTAGCGAGTGAAGCTAAAGTTGACAAGCTTGTTCTAGATTTTGACGCTGAAACAAAGCAAGTATTGCTGGAAGTTGATGAGAATTTAGTAAAACGTTTAAAACCTCATCAAGCAAAGGGTATCAAATTTATGTGGGATGCATGCTTTGAATCTTTGGAAAGAATTAAAGAATCTGAAGGGTCTGGGGGTATTTTAGCTCACTGCATGGGTCTTGGTAAATCTTTTCAAGTTGTAACTCTCTCTCATACTTTGCTAACGCACAGTGAGAAAACGGGGATAAATACTATTCTCATTGTAGTTCCTTTGAGTACTGTTTTAAATTGGatgaatgaatttaaaatatggCTCTCGGAAGTTGAAAATGGCGCGGATATTGAATTGTACGAAATGACTAAAGCTAAGACAAATTTAGAGCGGAGATGTCAGTTAGAAAACTGGCAAAGAACCGGAGGTGTATTAATTATCGGCTATGAAATGTTCCGTAACCTCTGTGCTATTAAGGGTAAAGTACGTAAAAGCGTACAGGAGGCTATTTTAAAGACAATCCTCGATCCAGGACCTGATTTGATTGTTTGTGATGAgggtcatttattaaaaaatgaagattcGGCTATAAGCAAAGCCATAAGACGAGTTAAAACTCTGAGAAGAATAGTATTAACTGGTACACCtttgcaaaataatttaatagaatatCACTGCATGGTACAATTTGTAAAGCCGAATTTACTTGGtacaaaaaaagaattttcaaaccgaTTTGTTAATCCTATCCAAAATGGACAGTTTGATGACTCAACAGAGTATGACGTAAAGCTTATGAAAAAACGCGCCCATGTGCTTCACAAAATGTTGGAGGGCAGCGTTCAACGCTTTGATTATTCTGTTTTAACTCCATTCTTACCTCCCAAACAGGAGTACGTTATTTCAATAAGATTAACTCCTGTACAAGTTAAATTATACCAGTATTACATTGACAATTTTGCGCGCAAACACAAAGGAGTCGGTGGGTCACTTTTTGCTGACTTTCAAGCTCTGTCCCGCCTGTGGACTCATCCGTTTGTCGTTAAGCTTCACACGGAAAACAGCGAGAGAATTCAGCAGAAAAAACGAGAAGCTGAAACTGACTCCGAGGGCTCGCTTAAAGATTTTATTGATGATGGTAGTGAGAGCGAGTCATCAAGTGTGAGCTCTAATTCTAGCAATAGTAGTAATGAAAGTGATGTTATTACTCTGGATGATGAGGATGGGAAGAAcagtaagaaaaataaaccACCACCACCCAAGCGAGGCACTCGTGCTAATCCAGTCGCTGAGCCGGAGATTCCCGAGCCGGAAGAAGCGCCAGCTGAGAACAAAGAATGGTGGACTGAATTTGTCAAAGAAGAAGACTTTGATGACATGAGATTGTCCGCTAAGTTGATGATTTTGTttgatattattaaagaaGCTGAGGCTATTGGTGATAAAGTTCTTGTATTCTCACAATCTTTGTACTCGTTGACtttaattgagaaatttttggGGATGATTGACGATGAGACCCAAAATGGGAAAGAATTGGATAGTTTAGATAAACACACTGGCTGTTGGGCTATCGGTCAAGATTATTTCAGATTCGACGGACAAACTTCTGCGGAAAATCGGAGCCACTGGGTCAAAAGTTTCAACAAACCTTCCAACACTCGAGCTAGgttatttttgatttcaaCTCGAGCTGGTGGGCTTGGTATTAATTTGACGGCTGCCAATAGAGTTGTTATTTTTGACGCTAGCTGGAATCCTTCTCACGATGTACAAAGTATATTCAGAATTTACAGATTTGGGCAGAAAAAACCCTGCTATGTTTATCGTTTATTAGCTGCGGGTACTATGGAGGAGAAAATTTACAATCGGCAAGTCACTAAATTGTCATTATCATGCCGAGTTGTTGATGAACTGCAAATAGAACGGCACTACAGCAACAATGATCTTGCTGAACTGTACAAATTTGATCCACCGAGTGAAACTACACCCGACTTGGCGCTACCCAAAGATCGTTTACTCGCTGAGATATTTTTACGGCACAAAAATTTAGTCGAAACCTTCCACGAGCATGATTctttattagaaaatattgCGGAGGAAGAACTAGACGCTGAGGAACGGAAACAAGCTTGGCAAGAGTATGAAGATGAAAAGGCTGGAAAACGAATGATTCCACCTCAAATGATGATTAACTATTCTAATGTCAATCAGAATCTAATTCCCAATCATCAGCACATGCTCATGATGCAGCAGTATGGCAGTCAAATGATGAATTCTCTTAATCAGCTCAACAATCCAAATAAACAAGTTGAACTATCACAACTTATGAGCATGTTCCAGCAAGATTATCCTCAGTTAAACGAACAGCAACATCGAGCTATGGCTCTAAAGGCTCTCAGCAACATGTACAACTATGTTGAAAATCAAATGGTCGGACGTGGCAGCTACAATACTGGTTCTGTTATGCCTAACCCCGTTAATAGTATCAATAATCCTACTGCTACTTTGGCTAATGCTCTGGCCCAACAAGAGTACACGCGGTTGCATTCTGGGAGTGGATATAATCAACAGAATCTTACTCAGCAGCAACGGCAAATGATGTACTCTCAATCTTTCGGGAATAATTCTTTTGGTAAAACTCAACAAAAAACACCTGCTAATCCTCCTACAACTACAACTGCTTCTAAACAATTTGTCAGTAATGATGACAGTGATGATATTATTGAg